In Acidisarcina polymorpha, the DNA window CTGTGACGGGGACACCTTGTTCTGCGACGGCGCGTCCACTTCGCCGGTTGCGGTGATTCCTGGAAGCGTACAAACGGGTAAGTGCTCCGAGACCGCCTCCATGTGCACTTCCAGACAGGCCACTGCCCAGCAGATCCTTAGTTTTGAGAGCGGCGTTTCGCTCGTCCAGGCCGACAACAACATCACCGCCAATGCCTATAAATACGATGGAATTCTGGCCACCGCCCTGCAGTCGGCCACTCTCCAAACTCAATTTCCGAACGACGGAGCGCTCGGATCGCAGCTTCAACAGATTGCGCAGATGATTAAGGTCGGACCCTCTTTGGGCATCAGCCGGCAGATCTTCTTTGCCGGTGTCGGGAACTTCGACACCCATGCCGCCCAGCTTTCGGTCCAGAGCAGCCTGCTCGCCATGATCAGCCCGGCCATCGGGGCTTTCTACGCGGCCACCCAGGAGCTGGGAGTCGCCAACCAGGTCACGACCTTCACCATGTCGGACTTCAACCGGGCCTATCAGCCCAACGGCAACAACGGGAGCGACCACGCCTGGGGAAGCAGCCTCTTCGTGCTTGGCGGCGCCGTGAAAGGCGGAAAGGTCTATGGAACCATGCCCACTCTCGCTCTCGGCGGACCGGACGACTCCGGCAGCAACGGCCGCTGGG includes these proteins:
- a CDS encoding DUF1501 domain-containing protein, which encodes MNRRSFIRTASLAAAGHAAGLRPFGMMNAFAQGSSDYKALVCIFLFGGNDANNTIIPFDTADYASYAKIRGPLALAQNTLLPLTPLPNYALNPNLPDIQSLFNNGKAAIVANVGTLVQPLTRTQYLASQSLAPSSLFSHPDQQLQWQNYPQSGATPTGWAGRIADYMAPIYNPNGQVPMVTSCDGDTLFCDGASTSPVAVIPGSVQTGKCSETASMCTSRQATAQQILSFESGVSLVQADNNITANAYKYDGILATALQSATLQTQFPNDGALGSQLQQIAQMIKVGPSLGISRQIFFAGVGNFDTHAAQLSVQSSLLAMISPAIGAFYAATQELGVANQVTTFTMSDFNRAYQPNGNNGSDHAWGSSLFVLGGAVKGGKVYGTMPTLALGGPDDSGSNGRWAHHGLRAVRRHPGFLVRRTGR